From the genome of Methylocystis echinoides:
ATCGGATTGGGCCTCGCGGCGGCCGTGATCGTCATCGCCGGCCTGACCTGGCTCTTCACCACGCGGTCCGCCTACGGCCCCGCCCCTGAAGCGACGCCGCCGGCCGCGACGGGAAGCGAGACGCCGCAAAAGAGCGAGGCGGCGCCGCCGCCGCCCGCAGCTGCGCCGGCTCCCGCCGCTACTGAAACGCCCGCGCCCGCGGCGGAGGCGCCAAAGGCGGCCCCGCCCGCGACCCCGCGCCATGACGGCGACCACGGGAAGAAGAAGAAAAAACACCAGGGCTAGGGTCGTTCGCCGTCCCGCCGGGCAGGGCCGCCCTTTCCCCCATTCTCGGCGAGAGAGAGCGGCGCGTCGTCGTCAGAGAGGCGCGAGATCGTCGGCGCAGTTACCGACCGGCCGCCTCGACGGCTTTCGTCACCAGCGCCCTGGCGTCCGCCGAATGCCAGGCGGCCGGGCCGTTCATCAGCCCGATCTGGCAGCCTTCCGGGTCGACGAGCATGGTGACCGGCAGGCCGAGCGCTTTGCCGGACTGCTTGAGCTCGAAGAAAATATTGGCCTTCGGGTCGGCGTAGAGCGAAAGCGACTTTACGCCGGTCTCTTCGAAAAACTTCTTCGGCCGGTCGAGGCGCGACGTGTCGATATTGACCGTCACGACCTGAAACTTGTCAGACCCCTGCTCCGCCTGCAGCTTGTCGAGCTCGGGCATTTCGGCGCGGCAGGGCACGCACCACGTCGCCCAGACGTTGAAAAGGATCGTCTTGCCCCTGAACGCGGCGAGCGTCGCGGGCTTGCCGTCGGGATCGGTGAAGGCGTAATCGGGAAGCCTCTCGGGCGTCTTGGCGATGGTCATGGCGGCGACCTCGCCCTTGGCGAGATCCTTCACCGCTTCGGCGACCTTCGCCGCCCCGGCGCACTCCGCCGCGCGCGCTTCCTTGCCGCTCGGCCCGCCCGCGTATAGAAACCCGGCGCCGGCCGCGGCAATCAACAAAGTCGCAAGGCGATAGGCGGCGGGCTTTTTCATCAGGCGCAGGCTCCGGGGTGGAAATGACGAGCAAGATATGGGGCGGGCGCTTCCAGAGCGCAACCGACGCGGTTCTGGAGGCCATTAACGTCTCCATCGATTTTGACAAGCGTCTCGGCCCCCAGGACGTCAAGGGCTCGCTCGCCCATGTCGCCATGCTCGCCGAGCAGGGGATCGTCTCGAAGGACGACGCGGCGAAGATCGCCGAAGGCCTCACCCAGATCGGGGGCGAAATCGAACGCGGCGAATTTACTTTCTCTCGCGCGCTCGAAGACATTCACATGAACGCCGAGTCGCGCCTCGCCGAACTCATCGGCCCGGCGGCGGGCCGCCTGCACACGGCGCGCTCACGCAACGATCAGGTTGCGACCGACTTCAGGCTCTACGTCCGCGACGAGATCGACGCGCTCGACGCCCAGCTCGCCGATCTGCAGCGCGCCCTCGCCGAGCGCGCGCTGACCGAAGCGGCGAGCGTCATGCCGGGCTTCACCCATCTGCAAAGCGCGCAGCCGGTCACCTTTGGCCACCATCTCCTGGCCTATGTCGAGATGATCGGCCGCGATCGCGGGCGCTTCCGCGACGCGCGCGCGCGATTGAACGAATGTCCGCTCGGCGCCGCGGCGCTGGCCGGGACCTCTTTTCCGATCGACCGCCACATGACGGCGAAGGCGCTCGAATTCGACCGCCCGACGGCCAATTCGCTCGATAGCGTCTCGGATCGCGATTTCGTGCTGGAGACGCTCTCGGCGGCGGCGATTTGCGCGACGCATCTGTCGCGTTTCGCCGAGGAGATCGTGCTGTGGACGACGCCGCAATTCGCTTTCATTTCGCTTTCCGACA
Proteins encoded in this window:
- the tlpA gene encoding thiol:disulfide interchange protein TlpA is translated as MKKPAAYRLATLLIAAAGAGFLYAGGPSGKEARAAECAGAAKVAEAVKDLAKGEVAAMTIAKTPERLPDYAFTDPDGKPATLAAFRGKTILFNVWATWCVPCRAEMPELDKLQAEQGSDKFQVVTVNIDTSRLDRPKKFFEETGVKSLSLYADPKANIFFELKQSGKALGLPVTMLVDPEGCQIGLMNGPAAWHSADARALVTKAVEAAGR
- the argH gene encoding argininosuccinate lyase — its product is MTSKIWGGRFQSATDAVLEAINVSIDFDKRLGPQDVKGSLAHVAMLAEQGIVSKDDAAKIAEGLTQIGGEIERGEFTFSRALEDIHMNAESRLAELIGPAAGRLHTARSRNDQVATDFRLYVRDEIDALDAQLADLQRALAERALTEAASVMPGFTHLQSAQPVTFGHHLLAYVEMIGRDRGRFRDARARLNECPLGAAALAGTSFPIDRHMTAKALEFDRPTANSLDSVSDRDFVLETLSAAAICATHLSRFAEEIVLWTTPQFAFISLSDKFTTGSSIMPQKRNPDAAELVRGKSGRIIGALQALLIVMKGLPLAYSKDMQEDKEGAFDSLDSLSLCIAAMAGMARDMKVDRARMKAAAGAGFATATDLADWLVRRLNLPFREAHHVTGRVVALAEGRGVGLEELTLADLRSVEPRMTQEVFDVLGVEKSVASRVSYGGTAPDNVRRAAQGWLDRLEGAA